A single Dunckerocampus dactyliophorus isolate RoL2022-P2 chromosome 2, RoL_Ddac_1.1, whole genome shotgun sequence DNA region contains:
- the tmem71 gene encoding transmembrane protein 71: MSLFFSGAVTSSPIKKRLRSSSAHQSLDVSLLSPDSSYMCYSSTEGGGHSCSCRRSPRLLTNGYYAVTDESFLWDDHGNVSLTPCAASVSYKENIHRVFKRRRRPRTSLARLLSGVSETCQSWLDHNVFRGVFGTGQSQSQDLDLDRDQEDRDQVREPIGDWARKEGFTKFEKPNRSGPVHPEPDDGCSFFTYDPTEAPTPSDKFDTPPKQIIQEEICSEICQSKERFTQSIGGLSEVPPPSVLYTNGCLQAASEPTEMKTLIILMLSILVLWSCLLWRAGVTAAMTAAVMVCTMLLARMFISRSGPMGGWRRAKTEDITSRNE; this comes from the exons AtgtctctcttcttctctggagcGGTCACCA GTTCACCAATAAAAAAGCGACTGAGGTCTAGCTCCGCCCACCAAAG CCTGGACGTGTCCCTCCTGTCTCCCGACTCCTCCTACATGTGCTACTCGTCTACGGAGGGCGGCGGCCATAGCTGCTCCTGCCGCCGCTCGCCTCGCCTCCTCACCAATGGTTACTACGCCGTCACCGACGAAAGCTTCCTGTGGGATGACCATGGCAACGTGTCCTTGACGCCGTGCGCTGCCAGCGTGTCCTACAAGGAGAACATCCATAG AGTCTTCAAGCGCAGACGTAGACCCCGCACCTCCCTGGCTCGCCTGCTGAGTGGTGTCTCCGAGACCTGCCAGTCCTGGCTGGACCACAACGTCTTCAGGGGAGTGTTTGGGACAGGCCAGAGCCAGAGCCAGGACCTGGACCTAGACCGGGACCAGGAGGACAGAGACCAAGTCCGCGAGCCAATTGGAGACTGGGCCAGGAAGGAAGGCTTCACCAAGTTTGAGAAGCCGAACCGGTCCGGGCCAGTCCATCCAGAACCAGACGACGGCTGCAGCTTCTTCACTTACG ACCCCACAGAAGCACCAACCCCTTCTGACAAGTTCGACACGCCACCCAAGCAGATCATCCAGGAGGAGATTTGCTCTGAAATCTGTCAATCAAAGGAGCGCTTCACTCAGTCAATAGGTGGACTCTCTGAAGTCCCACCTCCTTCGGTCTTGTACACCAATGGCTGTCTTCAGGCTGCATCTGAACCCACAG AGATGAAGACTCTTATCATCTTGATGTTGTCCATATTGGTCTTGTGGAG TTGTCTCCTATGGCGCGCAGGTGTGACGGCGGCCATGACGGCGGCCGTGATGGTGTGCACGATGCTGTTGGCGCGCATGT TTATCAGCAGGTCTGGTCCgatgggtgggtggaggcgTGCCAAGACAGAG GACATCACATCACGGAACGAgtga
- the LOC129177537 gene encoding zinc finger protein 316-like isoform X3: MKGLTEFHSQLAAIMEALTRAAVAEISHLVDESYAVLQLEISRSRQENEALRRKLDQIETIVARGHGGGGFAVLEPGSQEDPSGVTRDSTTRVVLQPSADDTQGGPCGTSTTPSADLKPWEKSETHRVEPHNSVSVPGSPSLAGVAGDVSDMFDLPSESDEEVLSAAARKVSVLAPRGLTTGELNQADSLPGSRPDTNEVDLSSLWANQSLASMLAISHRQHLEPDHRPITLEKMSDLTTAFPLALGLAAHRLEARDQNHHSRDRRFVCKYCGKCFTSSRSLETHVRVHTGERPYSCSQCGKRFTQSGHLKTHQSVHTGERPFGCQHCTKRFAGKQNLRIHLQKHHPAEPAHPTPLHLQEGWPFASPRLEG, from the exons ATGAAGGGCTTGACGGAATTCCACTCGCAGCTTGCCGCAATCATGGAGGCTCTGACCCGGGCCGCCGTGGCGGAGATCAGCCACCTGGTAGACGAAAGCTACGCCGTCCTTCAACTGGAGATAAGCCGCAGTCGCCAGGAGAACGAGGCCCTGAGAAGGAAGCTGGACCAAATCGAGACCATCGTCGCTCGGGGTCACGGCGGTGGGGGGTTCGCCGTGCTGGAGCCCGGCAGCCAGGAGGACCCCTCTGGGGTAACCCGGGACTCAACTACCC GAGTGGTGCTGCAGCCATCGGCAGATGACACTCAAGGAGGGCCCTGTGGCACATCCACTACCCCCTCAGCTGATCTGAAGCCTTGGGAAAAAAGTGAGACACACCGGGTCGAGCCTCACAATTCTGTCAGTGTTCCGGGGTCTCCGAGTCTTGCAGGTGTCGCCGGGGACGTCTCAGACATGTTTGATTTGCCCTCAGAGTCAGACGAGGAAGTCTTGTCTGCAGCGGCAAGGAAAGTATCGGTCTTAGCACCAAGAGGTCTAACCACCGGCGAACTGAACCAGGCTGACTCTCTTCCCGGCTCACGGCCCGACACCAACGAGGTGGACCTCAGCTCTCTGTGGGCCAATCAGAGCCTGGCGAGCATGCTGGCCATCTCTCACAGGCAGCATCTGGAGCCGGACCACCGGCCGATTACGTTGGAAAAAATGTCTGACTTGACCACAGCTTTTCCTTTAGCGCTGGGCCTGGCGGCGCACAGGCTGGAGGCTCGGGACCAGAACCACCACAGCAGGGACAGGCGCTTTGTCTGCAAATACTGTGGCAAATGCTTCACATCCTCGCGCAGCCTCGAGACACATGTGCGCGTTCACACTGGCGAGCGTCCGTACAGCTGCAGTCAGTGCGGGAAGCGCTTCACACAGTCGGGCCACCTGAAGACCCACCAGAGTGTCCACACGGGTGAGAGACCCTTCGGCTGCCAGCACTGCACCAAGAGGTTTGCTGGCAAACAGAACCTCCGCATCCACCTGCAGAAACACCACCCTGCAGAGCCAGCACACCCCACCCCCCTCCACCTGCAGGAAGG CTGGCCGTTTGCATCACCGAGGCTGGAAGGGTGA
- the LOC129177537 gene encoding zinc finger protein 316-like isoform X1 yields MKGLTEFHSQLAAIMEALTRAAVAEISHLVDESYAVLQLEISRSRQENEALRRKLDQIETIVARGHGGGGFAVLEPGSQEDPSGVTRDSTTLCVPSLKVANSQSGGRRREPGLSSAPAAEASEGDIVIKQEVANYSPGQLLVDECGVVLQPSADDTQGGPCGTSTTPSADLKPWEKSETHRVEPHNSVSVPGSPSLAGVAGDVSDMFDLPSESDEEVLSAAARKVSVLAPRGLTTGELNQADSLPGSRPDTNEVDLSSLWANQSLASMLAISHRQHLEPDHRPITLEKMSDLTTAFPLALGLAAHRLEARDQNHHSRDRRFVCKYCGKCFTSSRSLETHVRVHTGERPYSCSQCGKRFTQSGHLKTHQSVHTGERPFGCQHCTKRFAGKQNLRIHLQKHHPAEPAHPTPLHLQEGWPFASPRLEG; encoded by the exons ATGAAGGGCTTGACGGAATTCCACTCGCAGCTTGCCGCAATCATGGAGGCTCTGACCCGGGCCGCCGTGGCGGAGATCAGCCACCTGGTAGACGAAAGCTACGCCGTCCTTCAACTGGAGATAAGCCGCAGTCGCCAGGAGAACGAGGCCCTGAGAAGGAAGCTGGACCAAATCGAGACCATCGTCGCTCGGGGTCACGGCGGTGGGGGGTTCGCCGTGCTGGAGCCCGGCAGCCAGGAGGACCCCTCTGGGGTAACCCGGGACTCAACTACCC TGTGTGTACCATCATTAAAAGTCGCCAATTCACAAAGCGGTGGGAGGAGAAGGGAGCCAGGCTTGTCATCCGCACCAGCAGCAGAG GCGAGTGAAGGGGATATTGTGATCAAACAGGAAGTCGCCAACTACTCCCCTGGCCAGCTGCTTGTCGATGAGTGTG GAGTGGTGCTGCAGCCATCGGCAGATGACACTCAAGGAGGGCCCTGTGGCACATCCACTACCCCCTCAGCTGATCTGAAGCCTTGGGAAAAAAGTGAGACACACCGGGTCGAGCCTCACAATTCTGTCAGTGTTCCGGGGTCTCCGAGTCTTGCAGGTGTCGCCGGGGACGTCTCAGACATGTTTGATTTGCCCTCAGAGTCAGACGAGGAAGTCTTGTCTGCAGCGGCAAGGAAAGTATCGGTCTTAGCACCAAGAGGTCTAACCACCGGCGAACTGAACCAGGCTGACTCTCTTCCCGGCTCACGGCCCGACACCAACGAGGTGGACCTCAGCTCTCTGTGGGCCAATCAGAGCCTGGCGAGCATGCTGGCCATCTCTCACAGGCAGCATCTGGAGCCGGACCACCGGCCGATTACGTTGGAAAAAATGTCTGACTTGACCACAGCTTTTCCTTTAGCGCTGGGCCTGGCGGCGCACAGGCTGGAGGCTCGGGACCAGAACCACCACAGCAGGGACAGGCGCTTTGTCTGCAAATACTGTGGCAAATGCTTCACATCCTCGCGCAGCCTCGAGACACATGTGCGCGTTCACACTGGCGAGCGTCCGTACAGCTGCAGTCAGTGCGGGAAGCGCTTCACACAGTCGGGCCACCTGAAGACCCACCAGAGTGTCCACACGGGTGAGAGACCCTTCGGCTGCCAGCACTGCACCAAGAGGTTTGCTGGCAAACAGAACCTCCGCATCCACCTGCAGAAACACCACCCTGCAGAGCCAGCACACCCCACCCCCCTCCACCTGCAGGAAGG CTGGCCGTTTGCATCACCGAGGCTGGAAGGGTGA
- the LOC129177537 gene encoding zinc finger protein 134-like isoform X2, with product MKGLTEFHSQLAAIMEALTRAAVAEISHLVDESYAVLQLEISRSRQENEALRRKLDQIETIVARGHGGGGFAVLEPGSQEDPSGVTRDSTTLCVPSLKVANSQSGGRRREPGLSSAPAAEASEGDIVIKQEVANYSPGQLLVDECGVVLQPSADDTQGGPCGTSTTPSADLKPWEKKSDEEVLSAAARKVSVLAPRGLTTGELNQADSLPGSRPDTNEVDLSSLWANQSLASMLAISHRQHLEPDHRPITLEKMSDLTTAFPLALGLAAHRLEARDQNHHSRDRRFVCKYCGKCFTSSRSLETHVRVHTGERPYSCSQCGKRFTQSGHLKTHQSVHTGERPFGCQHCTKRFAGKQNLRIHLQKHHPAEPAHPTPLHLQEGWPFASPRLEG from the exons ATGAAGGGCTTGACGGAATTCCACTCGCAGCTTGCCGCAATCATGGAGGCTCTGACCCGGGCCGCCGTGGCGGAGATCAGCCACCTGGTAGACGAAAGCTACGCCGTCCTTCAACTGGAGATAAGCCGCAGTCGCCAGGAGAACGAGGCCCTGAGAAGGAAGCTGGACCAAATCGAGACCATCGTCGCTCGGGGTCACGGCGGTGGGGGGTTCGCCGTGCTGGAGCCCGGCAGCCAGGAGGACCCCTCTGGGGTAACCCGGGACTCAACTACCC TGTGTGTACCATCATTAAAAGTCGCCAATTCACAAAGCGGTGGGAGGAGAAGGGAGCCAGGCTTGTCATCCGCACCAGCAGCAGAG GCGAGTGAAGGGGATATTGTGATCAAACAGGAAGTCGCCAACTACTCCCCTGGCCAGCTGCTTGTCGATGAGTGTG GAGTGGTGCTGCAGCCATCGGCAGATGACACTCAAGGAGGGCCCTGTGGCACATCCACTACCCCCTCAGCTGATCTGAAGCCTTGGGAAAAAA AGTCAGACGAGGAAGTCTTGTCTGCAGCGGCAAGGAAAGTATCGGTCTTAGCACCAAGAGGTCTAACCACCGGCGAACTGAACCAGGCTGACTCTCTTCCCGGCTCACGGCCCGACACCAACGAGGTGGACCTCAGCTCTCTGTGGGCCAATCAGAGCCTGGCGAGCATGCTGGCCATCTCTCACAGGCAGCATCTGGAGCCGGACCACCGGCCGATTACGTTGGAAAAAATGTCTGACTTGACCACAGCTTTTCCTTTAGCGCTGGGCCTGGCGGCGCACAGGCTGGAGGCTCGGGACCAGAACCACCACAGCAGGGACAGGCGCTTTGTCTGCAAATACTGTGGCAAATGCTTCACATCCTCGCGCAGCCTCGAGACACATGTGCGCGTTCACACTGGCGAGCGTCCGTACAGCTGCAGTCAGTGCGGGAAGCGCTTCACACAGTCGGGCCACCTGAAGACCCACCAGAGTGTCCACACGGGTGAGAGACCCTTCGGCTGCCAGCACTGCACCAAGAGGTTTGCTGGCAAACAGAACCTCCGCATCCACCTGCAGAAACACCACCCTGCAGAGCCAGCACACCCCACCCCCCTCCACCTGCAGGAAGG CTGGCCGTTTGCATCACCGAGGCTGGAAGGGTGA
- the LOC129177538 gene encoding zinc finger protein 235-like isoform X1, with the protein MSLLTGQVLHEQLSVIMAALSQAAVVEICELVEGAFAGLRTENQQLKSRLDLIEAVVVRGSFGSKEAEQPEDGEGKTGEGAQVSGEELPDVVLIKDEDSDIEKVEDVMPSSTTRQKKRHRTRDKELDRTVSVKAPVGGQDEVTMYSDALGCSSQLADEDTTTGESCQSFAPLEEPEVHIVGQDSHLSYMSTSAVMDGPASTNISAAWSEPLQSQVTLAHFDHNAPGDAFGLKMISVSGSAPVDHSDPTFEYQVGDLADAYGGCKGRRFICSVCNKTFATSQNLDVHMRIHTGEKPFTCQQCGKRFTQSAHLKSHLNIHTGLRPFACTTCSRSFVAKYALKMHVKKCHANG; encoded by the exons ATGTCTCTCTTAACGGGCCAAGTTCTTCACGAGCAGCTGAGCGTCATCATGGCGGCGCTGAGCCAGGCGGCCGTGGTAGAGATCTGCGAGCTGGTGGAGGGAGCCTTTGCCGGCCTGCGCACAGAGAACCAGCAGCTCAAGAGCAGGCTGGACCTCATCGAGGCTGTCGTGGTTCGGGGCAGTTTTGGCAGTAAGGAGGCCGAGCAGCCGGAGGACGGAGAAGGTAAAACCGGCGAGGGCGCTCAAGTGTCAGGCGAGGAG cTTCCTGATGTGGTGTTGATCAAAGATGAAGACTCTGACATTGAGAAAG TAGAGGACGTCATGCCATCGTCCACCACTCGGCAAAAGAAAAGGCATCGAACAAGAGACAAGGAGTTGGACAGGACTGTGTCGGTGAAAGCACCAGTGGGGGGGCAGGACGAGGTAACCATGTACTCGGACGCTCTTGGCTGCTCATCCCAGCTGGCTGATGAGGACACGACGACGGGTGAGTCGTGTCAGTCATTTGCTCCTCTGGAAGAACCTGAGGTTCATATCGTGGGCCAGGACAGTCATCTGTCGTATATGTCCACGAGTGCCGTGATGGATGGGCCAGCTTCCACTAACATCAGCGCAGCATGGAGCGAGCCATTGCAGAGTCAGGTGACCTTGGCCCACTTCGACCACAATGCACCCGGCGACGCCTTCGGCCTCAAGATGATCAGTGTTTCAGGCTCGGCGCCGGTCGACCACAGCGACCCAACGTTTGAGTACCAGGTGGGTGACCTAGCTGACGCCTATGGGGGGTGCAAAGGGCGCCGCTTCATTTGCTCCGTCTGCAACAAGACCTTTGCCACATCTCAGAACCTGGATGTGCACATGCGCATCCACACAGGCGAGAAGCCCTTCACTTGTCAGCAGTGCGGCAAAAGGTTCACGCAGTCCGCGCACCTCAAGTCTCACCTGAACATCCACACAGGATTGCGACCCTTTGCCTGCACCACATGCTCACGAAGCTTCGTCGCCAAGTACGCCCTCAAAATGCACGTCAAGAAGTGTCACGCCAACGGCTGA
- the LOC129177538 gene encoding zinc finger protein 235-like isoform X2, with the protein MSLLTGQVLHEQLSVIMAALSQAAVVEICELVEGAFAGLRTENQQLKSRLDLIEAVVVRGSFGSKEAEQPEDGEGKTGEGAQVSGEELPDVVLIKDEDSDIEKEDVMPSSTTRQKKRHRTRDKELDRTVSVKAPVGGQDEVTMYSDALGCSSQLADEDTTTGESCQSFAPLEEPEVHIVGQDSHLSYMSTSAVMDGPASTNISAAWSEPLQSQVTLAHFDHNAPGDAFGLKMISVSGSAPVDHSDPTFEYQVGDLADAYGGCKGRRFICSVCNKTFATSQNLDVHMRIHTGEKPFTCQQCGKRFTQSAHLKSHLNIHTGLRPFACTTCSRSFVAKYALKMHVKKCHANG; encoded by the exons ATGTCTCTCTTAACGGGCCAAGTTCTTCACGAGCAGCTGAGCGTCATCATGGCGGCGCTGAGCCAGGCGGCCGTGGTAGAGATCTGCGAGCTGGTGGAGGGAGCCTTTGCCGGCCTGCGCACAGAGAACCAGCAGCTCAAGAGCAGGCTGGACCTCATCGAGGCTGTCGTGGTTCGGGGCAGTTTTGGCAGTAAGGAGGCCGAGCAGCCGGAGGACGGAGAAGGTAAAACCGGCGAGGGCGCTCAAGTGTCAGGCGAGGAG cTTCCTGATGTGGTGTTGATCAAAGATGAAGACTCTGACATTGAGAAAG AGGACGTCATGCCATCGTCCACCACTCGGCAAAAGAAAAGGCATCGAACAAGAGACAAGGAGTTGGACAGGACTGTGTCGGTGAAAGCACCAGTGGGGGGGCAGGACGAGGTAACCATGTACTCGGACGCTCTTGGCTGCTCATCCCAGCTGGCTGATGAGGACACGACGACGGGTGAGTCGTGTCAGTCATTTGCTCCTCTGGAAGAACCTGAGGTTCATATCGTGGGCCAGGACAGTCATCTGTCGTATATGTCCACGAGTGCCGTGATGGATGGGCCAGCTTCCACTAACATCAGCGCAGCATGGAGCGAGCCATTGCAGAGTCAGGTGACCTTGGCCCACTTCGACCACAATGCACCCGGCGACGCCTTCGGCCTCAAGATGATCAGTGTTTCAGGCTCGGCGCCGGTCGACCACAGCGACCCAACGTTTGAGTACCAGGTGGGTGACCTAGCTGACGCCTATGGGGGGTGCAAAGGGCGCCGCTTCATTTGCTCCGTCTGCAACAAGACCTTTGCCACATCTCAGAACCTGGATGTGCACATGCGCATCCACACAGGCGAGAAGCCCTTCACTTGTCAGCAGTGCGGCAAAAGGTTCACGCAGTCCGCGCACCTCAAGTCTCACCTGAACATCCACACAGGATTGCGACCCTTTGCCTGCACCACATGCTCACGAAGCTTCGTCGCCAAGTACGCCCTCAAAATGCACGTCAAGAAGTGTCACGCCAACGGCTGA